The segment GCTCGCCGGAACCTTGAGCGTGCTGTTGCTCGCGCTGCTGCTTTGGCCCGAGCGCACCGAGCGCGAACCAGCCGCGGTCGGGGACACAGCCGTGCCCGCAACTCCCGCTTCGCCCTGGCCAGCACTCGCCGCGGCCACGTTTCTCGCCGTCTCGCCGCCCGCGGTCTACTACAGCCGTTACTTCATCCAGGAAACGCTGCTCGTCACGTTCACGCTCGGCGCCTTCGTCTGCGCACAACGCTGGTGGCGGCGCCCGCGCATAAGCTGGGCGATCGCGGCGGGAATCTGCGTGGGGCTGATGCAGGCGACCAAGGCCACGGCGCCGCTGTTCCTGGTGGCCGCTGCGGTGGCGTTCGCGGCGGTTCGGCCGCGCGGCACCCCCACCTCGCTCCGCGGTCGCGGCTGGCGCGATCTCGCCCTCGCGCTCGTCACCGCCGCCCTTGTCGCCGCCGCATTTTACTCCTCGTTCGGCACGCACTGGAGCGGATTGCGTGACGCGATTCTCACCTACACGTCCGCTGCCGATCGCGCCGCGTCGGGGGCCGGACACGAGAAGCCGTGGTGGTATTACCTGCAGCTGCTCGGCTGGCAGCGCACCGGCGGACTGTTCTGGCACGAGATCGCGTTCACCGCCCTCGCCTGCTGTGGCGCCGCACTGGCTTTCCTCAAACCGGCCAGCTGGATCTTCCGCGCCGCCGCGCTCTACACGCTCTGGCTCGTGCTGACGTTCTCCGCGATCCCCTACAAAACCCCGTGGCACGTCATCCACCTGATCCCGGGTCTCGCCGTGCTCGCCGCCGGCGCGTTGGCTGCGCTCGCCGCCTCCGCTGCGACGAGCTCGCGCGCGCCGGTCGAAGGCGCCACGGCCGCCGGCATCGAAAACGCCCGCCGGTTTCGGCGACTCACGAGCCGCGTCGTCATCGGTTTCGTCTTTCTCGCCGTGCTGCAGACGCTGTACGCGCAAACCCGGCTCGCCGTGTTCCAGCGGCCCGCCGACGCACGCAATCCTTACGCCTACGTGCACAGCTCGCCGGACGTGCAGAAAGTCCCCGCGCTCGCTGGCTCGGCGCTCGCATTCGCGTCCGACGGCGTGATCCGCGTGATCTCCGAGGAATACTGGCCGCTTCCGTGGTATCTGCGCGAGTTCAAGCACGTGGGTTATTGGTCCACGCCGCCGGACGATTGTGATGCCGCGCTGGTCATCGCCTCCGAAGCGCTGGCCGACGAGGTTCGCGCGCGGCTGCATGGCCGTTATCGCGAATCGCTCCTCGGCCTGCGCCCGGGTTTTCTACTCGTGGTTTTCACGCGCGAATCATGACCCCGCGCTTCTCGCTCGTCGTTCCGCTCTACAACGAAGCCGGCAATGTCCTGCCGCTTCTTGCCGCCGCAAACGACGTGCTCGCGACTTTCCGCGGTGGTCACGAAATCATCCTGGTCGACGACGGCAGCACCGACGCGACGCCCGCCGACATCGCCGCCGCCTGCGCGCGGTGGCCGACGGTGCGCTCGATCCGACACCCACAGAACCAGGGGCAAGCCGCCGCGTTGCTCACCGGCCTGCACGCCGCACGCGGCGAGTTGATTCTCACGATGGACGGCGACGGGCAGAACGATCCGCACGATTTCCCGAAACTGCTCGCGCCCGTCGAGGCCGGCGCGCTCGATCTCGCCTGCGGCTGGCGCGTCGATCGCCACGATTCATGGACACGACGCGTGATCTCCCGCGTCGGCAACGCGGTCCGTCGCGTGGTGCTCGGCGATCACCTGCACGACGGCGGCTGCCAACTACGGGTTTTCCGCCGCGAGATCATCGCGGCGCTGTTTCCCGTGGATCTCCTGCAATCCTTCCTGCCCGCCATCGCCGTCGCATTAGGTTTTCGTGTCGGCGAGTTCCCCGTGCGGCATCACGCGCGCCGACGCGGTCGCGCCAAGTTCGGCCTGCGCAAGCTCTGGTGGCGCCCCTTCGTCGCCATGCTGGCCGTGCGCCGGCGAACAAGAACGACGTAACGGCCCCGTGCCGGCGGCATCTCATCCGCATGTGCCTCGAAATCCTACCCCCGACAACTCAAAGCCCGAAACAAATCCGAAGCACGAAGCACTAGCTCGACTTCTCTATTGAGCGCCGTTCCTGTCTTTTGCAGATTGGCGGCGTGATTCCAGCTCATCTGCGGCTCAGCATGCGCGCGACTGCCACGATCCTCGGGTTACTCGGCATGAGTTGCGCGCTCTGCGCCGCG is part of the Opitutus terrae PB90-1 genome and harbors:
- a CDS encoding flippase activity-associated protein Agl23, with amino-acid sequence MSSLFQRWLPLTLIAVAALALRTWQLSARPMHADEANQAVKLGQLLETGRYAFDPRDHHGPTLYYAAVPIAMLRGEQSLATLTETTVRLTPALAGTLSVLLLALLLWPERTEREPAAVGDTAVPATPASPWPALAAATFLAVSPPAVYYSRYFIQETLLVTFTLGAFVCAQRWWRRPRISWAIAAGICVGLMQATKATAPLFLVAAAVAFAAVRPRGTPTSLRGRGWRDLALALVTAALVAAAFYSSFGTHWSGLRDAILTYTSAADRAASGAGHEKPWWYYLQLLGWQRTGGLFWHEIAFTALACCGAALAFLKPASWIFRAAALYTLWLVLTFSAIPYKTPWHVIHLIPGLAVLAAGALAALAASAATSSRAPVEGATAAGIENARRFRRLTSRVVIGFVFLAVLQTLYAQTRLAVFQRPADARNPYAYVHSSPDVQKVPALAGSALAFASDGVIRVISEEYWPLPWYLREFKHVGYWSTPPDDCDAALVIASEALADEVRARLHGRYRESLLGLRPGFLLVVFTRES
- a CDS encoding glycosyltransferase family 2 protein, encoding MTPRFSLVVPLYNEAGNVLPLLAAANDVLATFRGGHEIILVDDGSTDATPADIAAACARWPTVRSIRHPQNQGQAAALLTGLHAARGELILTMDGDGQNDPHDFPKLLAPVEAGALDLACGWRVDRHDSWTRRVISRVGNAVRRVVLGDHLHDGGCQLRVFRREIIAALFPVDLLQSFLPAIAVALGFRVGEFPVRHHARRRGRAKFGLRKLWWRPFVAMLAVRRRTRTT